The proteins below come from a single Panicum hallii strain FIL2 chromosome 7, PHallii_v3.1, whole genome shotgun sequence genomic window:
- the LOC112899648 gene encoding uncharacterized protein LOC112899648 isoform X3: MMRSEVIEAGRLVNLWNEWGIQILVLVSFSLQVFLLVFGGIRRHSSSSILMFFLWSAYLLADSTAIYTLGHLSVDSRSDEHQLVAFWAPFLLLHLGGPDNITAYALEDNTLWLRHLQTLAVQVLGAAYVIYEYIARSGTLLLLASISMFVAGLLKYGERIWALKCGNISSIRNSISTRKFKTNPYQLLTLGTSEEELLLGAHSQFDICKGVFADIIMVPSHLVRSQSNSKQSSVISYLGEDLYKLVEMELTLMYDFLYTKAAVIHTWALLSTWTCSLLHRRGRGWEWPLHVITSLGQRVHPASRRLWSGSIGQYNLFHLCTRNTNEIGSRLAMKLGLQDWWNKMHFSGTFSRSDILSIRDIKKLVLQALQDKERALQYKNTDSNSRGSFILKSMEAYDDFARWSVNIDFDESILVWHIATEVYIRKSKAKHAKELIEATEVLSDYMMFLLVVKPNMLPGAARHNIHLTSCEQLEGQCRARFGDKDNPVEPSPISWNPYCMFKELFHRDGPNCSRIPRREKLAEMAWSFSQFALGSVRAPNPHGDSIRDSANMYAILLANELLSIELRWQEQRDPLELILGVWVEMLLYAANHCSQESHARQLSNGCEFITIVSLLAHHFKYYSGVSRGTEDVGGNSPTGESNPMSENTAGLEKFAYFTPEMAPRSSGKTED; the protein is encoded by the exons ATGATGAGGAGCGAAGTAATAGAAGCTGGAAGGCTAGTGAACCTGTGGAATGAATGGGGAATACAAATCCTGGTCCTTGTAAGCTTCTCGTTGCAAGTATTCCTCCTTGTCTTTGGAGGGATCCGCAGGCATAGCTCCTCCAGCATTCTCATGTTCTTCCTATGGTCGGCATACCTGCTGGCCGACTCCACGGCGATATACACCCTGGGCCATCTATCAGTCGACAGTAGGTCAGACGAGCACCAGCTGGTAGCGTTCTGGGCACCGTTCCTCCTGCTGCACCTCGGTGGCCCAGACAACATCACAGCATATGCGCTCGAAGACAACACGCTCTGGTTgcgccacctccaaactcttGCTGTGCAGGTCCTAGGAGCTGCTTATGTGATATACGAGTACATTGCCCGCAGCGGGACCTTGCTTCTGCTGGCCTCCATCTCCATGTTTGTTGCTGGTCTTCTCAAATACGGTGAGAGGATATGGGCGCTCAAGTGTGGCAACATTAGCAGCATCCGCAACAGCATCAGCACCCGAAAGTTCAAGACTAACCCTTATCAGCTATTAACTTTGGGTACCAGTGAAGAGGAATTACTGCTTGGAGCCCACTCCCAATTCGATATTTGCAAAGGTGTCTTCGCTGATATCATAATGGTACCCAGTCACTTGGTCCGTTCACAATCTAATTCTAAACAAAGTTCTGTAATATCTTATTTGGGAGAGGATCTATACAAATTGGTCGAGATGGAGCTGACTCTGATGTATGACTTCCTCTACACCAAGGCGGCGGTAATCCACACATG GGCTCTACTATCCACCTGGACATGTTCTTTATTACACCGCAGGGGCAGGGGATGGGAGTGGCCTCTCCATGTTATCACTTCCCTTGGTCAGCGTGTCCATCCGGCAAGTAGGAGACTCTGGTCAGGCTCCATTGGTCAGTACAATTTGTTCCACTTGTGCACCCGCAACACGAATGAAATAGGGAGCAGACTAGCAATGAAATTGGGGCTCCAGGACTGGTGGAACAAGATGCACTTCTCGGGCACTTTCTCACGCAGCGACATTTTGTCAATACGAGATATCAAGAAATTGGTTTTGCAAGCACTGCAAGACAAGGAGCGAGCACTGCAATACAAAAATACTGACTCGAACTCTAGGGGCAGCTTTATACTTAAAAGTATGGAAGCCTATGACGACTTTGCTCGCTGGAGTGTCAACATCGACTTTGACGAGAGCATCCTTGTTTGGCACATTGCAACCGAGGTGTACATCCGGAAATCCAAGGCCAAACATGCAAAAGAGCTCATTGAGGCTACTGAGGTACTATCCGATTACATGATGTTCCTGTTGGTGGTAAAACCCAACATGCTGCCTGGCGCTGCACGGCACAACATACATCTTACCTCCTGTGAACAACTAGAAGGACAATGTCGTGCGCGCTTTGGTGATAAGGACAACCCAGTCGAGCCATCTCCCATAAGCTGGAATCCGTACTGTATGTTTAAGGAATTGTTCCACCGTGATGGCCCTAATTGCTCCAGGATCCCACGGAGGGAGAAGCTTGCTGAGATGGCGTGGAGTTTCTCCCAATTTGCACTG GGATCGGTAAGGGCACCAAATCCACATGGGGATTCCATCCGTGACAGTGCTAATATGTATGCAATCTTGCTCGCCAACGAGCTTCTGAGCATAGAATTGCGCTGGCAAGAGCAGCGTGATCCTTTGGAGCTGATCTTGGGGGTGTGGGTGGAGATGTTGTTGTATGCCGCGAACCATTGCAGCCAAGAATCCCATGCCAGGCAGCTCAGCAACGGGTGTGAGTTCATTACCATCGTGTCATTACTAGCACACCACTTCAAGTATTACTCGGGAGTCTCCAGAGGCACCGAAGACGTTGGTGGAAATAGCCCCACAGGTGAAAGTAACCCCATGAGTGAAAACACGGCCGGTTTAGAAAAATTTGCATATTTTACTCCTGAAATGGCCCCTCGTTCTTCAGGGAAAACTGAGGATTGA
- the LOC112899648 gene encoding uncharacterized protein LOC112899648 isoform X2, whose amino-acid sequence MMRSEVIEAGRLVNLWNEWGIQILVLVSFSLQVFLLVFGGIRRHSSSSILMFFLWSAYLLADSTAIYTLGHLSVDSRSDEHQLVAFWAPFLLLHLGGPDNITAYALEDNTLWLRHLQTLAVQVLGAAYVIYEYIARSGTLLLLASISMFVAGLLKYGERIWALKCGNISSIRNSISTRKFKTNPYQLLTLGTSEEELLLGAHSQFDICKGVFADIIMVPSHLVRSQSNSKQSSVISYLGEDLYKLVEMELTLMYDFLYTKAAVIHTWYGFCIHFISLLGTATTFLLFQLSINSRGNGYSRVDVIISYVLLVGALVLEIISVCRALLSTWTCSLLHRRGRGWEWPLHVITSLGQRVHPASRRLWSGSIGQYNLFHLCTRNTNEIGSRLAMKLGLQDWWNKMHFSGTFSRSDILSIRDIKKLVLQALQDKERALQYKNTDSNSRGSFILKSMEAYDDFARWSVNIDFDESILVWHIATEVYIRKSKAKHAKELIEATEVLSDYMMFLLVVKPNMLPGAARHNIHLTSCEQLEGQCRARFGDKDNPVEPSPISWNPYCMFKELFHRDGPNCSRIPRREKLAEMAWSFSQFALGSVRAPNPHGDSIRDSANMYAILLANELLSIELRWQEQRDPLELILGVWVEMLLYAANHCSQESHARQLSNGCEFITIVSLLAHHFKYYSGVSRGTEDVGGNSPTGKTED is encoded by the exons ATGATGAGGAGCGAAGTAATAGAAGCTGGAAGGCTAGTGAACCTGTGGAATGAATGGGGAATACAAATCCTGGTCCTTGTAAGCTTCTCGTTGCAAGTATTCCTCCTTGTCTTTGGAGGGATCCGCAGGCATAGCTCCTCCAGCATTCTCATGTTCTTCCTATGGTCGGCATACCTGCTGGCCGACTCCACGGCGATATACACCCTGGGCCATCTATCAGTCGACAGTAGGTCAGACGAGCACCAGCTGGTAGCGTTCTGGGCACCGTTCCTCCTGCTGCACCTCGGTGGCCCAGACAACATCACAGCATATGCGCTCGAAGACAACACGCTCTGGTTgcgccacctccaaactcttGCTGTGCAGGTCCTAGGAGCTGCTTATGTGATATACGAGTACATTGCCCGCAGCGGGACCTTGCTTCTGCTGGCCTCCATCTCCATGTTTGTTGCTGGTCTTCTCAAATACGGTGAGAGGATATGGGCGCTCAAGTGTGGCAACATTAGCAGCATCCGCAACAGCATCAGCACCCGAAAGTTCAAGACTAACCCTTATCAGCTATTAACTTTGGGTACCAGTGAAGAGGAATTACTGCTTGGAGCCCACTCCCAATTCGATATTTGCAAAGGTGTCTTCGCTGATATCATAATGGTACCCAGTCACTTGGTCCGTTCACAATCTAATTCTAAACAAAGTTCTGTAATATCTTATTTGGGAGAGGATCTATACAAATTGGTCGAGATGGAGCTGACTCTGATGTATGACTTCCTCTACACCAAGGCGGCGGTAATCCACACATGGTATGGCTTCTGCATCCATTTCATTTCGCTGCTTGGCACAGCCACCACGTTTCTGTTGTTTCAGCTCAGTATAAACAGTAGAGGAAATGGGTACAGCAGAGTGGATGTGATTATCAGTTATGTTTTACTGGTTGGGGCTTTGGTCCTGGAAATCATATCTGTGTGCAGGGCTCTACTATCCACCTGGACATGTTCTTTATTACACCGCAGGGGCAGGGGATGGGAGTGGCCTCTCCATGTTATCACTTCCCTTGGTCAGCGTGTCCATCCGGCAAGTAGGAGACTCTGGTCAGGCTCCATTGGTCAGTACAATTTGTTCCACTTGTGCACCCGCAACACGAATGAAATAGGGAGCAGACTAGCAATGAAATTGGGGCTCCAGGACTGGTGGAACAAGATGCACTTCTCGGGCACTTTCTCACGCAGCGACATTTTGTCAATACGAGATATCAAGAAATTGGTTTTGCAAGCACTGCAAGACAAGGAGCGAGCACTGCAATACAAAAATACTGACTCGAACTCTAGGGGCAGCTTTATACTTAAAAGTATGGAAGCCTATGACGACTTTGCTCGCTGGAGTGTCAACATCGACTTTGACGAGAGCATCCTTGTTTGGCACATTGCAACCGAGGTGTACATCCGGAAATCCAAGGCCAAACATGCAAAAGAGCTCATTGAGGCTACTGAGGTACTATCCGATTACATGATGTTCCTGTTGGTGGTAAAACCCAACATGCTGCCTGGCGCTGCACGGCACAACATACATCTTACCTCCTGTGAACAACTAGAAGGACAATGTCGTGCGCGCTTTGGTGATAAGGACAACCCAGTCGAGCCATCTCCCATAAGCTGGAATCCGTACTGTATGTTTAAGGAATTGTTCCACCGTGATGGCCCTAATTGCTCCAGGATCCCACGGAGGGAGAAGCTTGCTGAGATGGCGTGGAGTTTCTCCCAATTTGCACTG GGATCGGTAAGGGCACCAAATCCACATGGGGATTCCATCCGTGACAGTGCTAATATGTATGCAATCTTGCTCGCCAACGAGCTTCTGAGCATAGAATTGCGCTGGCAAGAGCAGCGTGATCCTTTGGAGCTGATCTTGGGGGTGTGGGTGGAGATGTTGTTGTATGCCGCGAACCATTGCAGCCAAGAATCCCATGCCAGGCAGCTCAGCAACGGGTGTGAGTTCATTACCATCGTGTCATTACTAGCACACCACTTCAAGTATTACTCGGGAGTCTCCAGAGGCACCGAAGACGTTGGTGGAAATAGCCCCACAG GGAAAACTGAGGATTGA
- the LOC112899648 gene encoding uncharacterized protein LOC112899648 isoform X1 → MMRSEVIEAGRLVNLWNEWGIQILVLVSFSLQVFLLVFGGIRRHSSSSILMFFLWSAYLLADSTAIYTLGHLSVDSRSDEHQLVAFWAPFLLLHLGGPDNITAYALEDNTLWLRHLQTLAVQVLGAAYVIYEYIARSGTLLLLASISMFVAGLLKYGERIWALKCGNISSIRNSISTRKFKTNPYQLLTLGTSEEELLLGAHSQFDICKGVFADIIMVPSHLVRSQSNSKQSSVISYLGEDLYKLVEMELTLMYDFLYTKAAVIHTWYGFCIHFISLLGTATTFLLFQLSINSRGNGYSRVDVIISYVLLVGALVLEIISVCRALLSTWTCSLLHRRGRGWEWPLHVITSLGQRVHPASRRLWSGSIGQYNLFHLCTRNTNEIGSRLAMKLGLQDWWNKMHFSGTFSRSDILSIRDIKKLVLQALQDKERALQYKNTDSNSRGSFILKSMEAYDDFARWSVNIDFDESILVWHIATEVYIRKSKAKHAKELIEATEVLSDYMMFLLVVKPNMLPGAARHNIHLTSCEQLEGQCRARFGDKDNPVEPSPISWNPYCMFKELFHRDGPNCSRIPRREKLAEMAWSFSQFALGSVRAPNPHGDSIRDSANMYAILLANELLSIELRWQEQRDPLELILGVWVEMLLYAANHCSQESHARQLSNGCEFITIVSLLAHHFKYYSGVSRGTEDVGGNSPTGESNPMSENTAGLEKFAYFTPEMAPRSSGKTED, encoded by the exons ATGATGAGGAGCGAAGTAATAGAAGCTGGAAGGCTAGTGAACCTGTGGAATGAATGGGGAATACAAATCCTGGTCCTTGTAAGCTTCTCGTTGCAAGTATTCCTCCTTGTCTTTGGAGGGATCCGCAGGCATAGCTCCTCCAGCATTCTCATGTTCTTCCTATGGTCGGCATACCTGCTGGCCGACTCCACGGCGATATACACCCTGGGCCATCTATCAGTCGACAGTAGGTCAGACGAGCACCAGCTGGTAGCGTTCTGGGCACCGTTCCTCCTGCTGCACCTCGGTGGCCCAGACAACATCACAGCATATGCGCTCGAAGACAACACGCTCTGGTTgcgccacctccaaactcttGCTGTGCAGGTCCTAGGAGCTGCTTATGTGATATACGAGTACATTGCCCGCAGCGGGACCTTGCTTCTGCTGGCCTCCATCTCCATGTTTGTTGCTGGTCTTCTCAAATACGGTGAGAGGATATGGGCGCTCAAGTGTGGCAACATTAGCAGCATCCGCAACAGCATCAGCACCCGAAAGTTCAAGACTAACCCTTATCAGCTATTAACTTTGGGTACCAGTGAAGAGGAATTACTGCTTGGAGCCCACTCCCAATTCGATATTTGCAAAGGTGTCTTCGCTGATATCATAATGGTACCCAGTCACTTGGTCCGTTCACAATCTAATTCTAAACAAAGTTCTGTAATATCTTATTTGGGAGAGGATCTATACAAATTGGTCGAGATGGAGCTGACTCTGATGTATGACTTCCTCTACACCAAGGCGGCGGTAATCCACACATGGTATGGCTTCTGCATCCATTTCATTTCGCTGCTTGGCACAGCCACCACGTTTCTGTTGTTTCAGCTCAGTATAAACAGTAGAGGAAATGGGTACAGCAGAGTGGATGTGATTATCAGTTATGTTTTACTGGTTGGGGCTTTGGTCCTGGAAATCATATCTGTGTGCAGGGCTCTACTATCCACCTGGACATGTTCTTTATTACACCGCAGGGGCAGGGGATGGGAGTGGCCTCTCCATGTTATCACTTCCCTTGGTCAGCGTGTCCATCCGGCAAGTAGGAGACTCTGGTCAGGCTCCATTGGTCAGTACAATTTGTTCCACTTGTGCACCCGCAACACGAATGAAATAGGGAGCAGACTAGCAATGAAATTGGGGCTCCAGGACTGGTGGAACAAGATGCACTTCTCGGGCACTTTCTCACGCAGCGACATTTTGTCAATACGAGATATCAAGAAATTGGTTTTGCAAGCACTGCAAGACAAGGAGCGAGCACTGCAATACAAAAATACTGACTCGAACTCTAGGGGCAGCTTTATACTTAAAAGTATGGAAGCCTATGACGACTTTGCTCGCTGGAGTGTCAACATCGACTTTGACGAGAGCATCCTTGTTTGGCACATTGCAACCGAGGTGTACATCCGGAAATCCAAGGCCAAACATGCAAAAGAGCTCATTGAGGCTACTGAGGTACTATCCGATTACATGATGTTCCTGTTGGTGGTAAAACCCAACATGCTGCCTGGCGCTGCACGGCACAACATACATCTTACCTCCTGTGAACAACTAGAAGGACAATGTCGTGCGCGCTTTGGTGATAAGGACAACCCAGTCGAGCCATCTCCCATAAGCTGGAATCCGTACTGTATGTTTAAGGAATTGTTCCACCGTGATGGCCCTAATTGCTCCAGGATCCCACGGAGGGAGAAGCTTGCTGAGATGGCGTGGAGTTTCTCCCAATTTGCACTG GGATCGGTAAGGGCACCAAATCCACATGGGGATTCCATCCGTGACAGTGCTAATATGTATGCAATCTTGCTCGCCAACGAGCTTCTGAGCATAGAATTGCGCTGGCAAGAGCAGCGTGATCCTTTGGAGCTGATCTTGGGGGTGTGGGTGGAGATGTTGTTGTATGCCGCGAACCATTGCAGCCAAGAATCCCATGCCAGGCAGCTCAGCAACGGGTGTGAGTTCATTACCATCGTGTCATTACTAGCACACCACTTCAAGTATTACTCGGGAGTCTCCAGAGGCACCGAAGACGTTGGTGGAAATAGCCCCACAGGTGAAAGTAACCCCATGAGTGAAAACACGGCCGGTTTAGAAAAATTTGCATATTTTACTCCTGAAATGGCCCCTCGTTCTTCAGGGAAAACTGAGGATTGA
- the LOC112899648 gene encoding uncharacterized protein LOC112899648 isoform X5 codes for MMRSEVIEAGRLVNLWNEWGIQILVLVSFSLQVFLLVFGGIRRHSSSSILMFFLWSAYLLADSTAIYTLGHLSVDSRSDEHQLVAFWAPFLLLHLGGPDNITAYALEDNTLWLRHLQTLAVQVLGAAYVIYEYIARSGTLLLLASISMFVAGLLKYGERIWALKCGNISSIRNSISTRKFKTNPYQLLTLGTSEEELLLGAHSQFDICKGVFADIIMVPSHLVRSQSNSKQSSVISYLGEDLYKLVEMELTLMYDFLYTKAAVIHTWYGFCIHFISLLGTATTFLLFQLSINSRGNGYSRVDVIISYVLLVGALVLEIISVCRALLSTWTCSLLHRRGRGWEWPLHVITSLGQRVHPASRRLWSGSIGQYNLFHLCTRNTNEIGSRLAMKLGLQDWWNKMHFSGTFSRSDILSIRDIKKLVLQALQDKERALQYKNTDSNSRGSFILKSMEAYDDFARWSVNIDFDESILVWHIATEVYIRKSKAKHAKELIEATEVLSDYMMFLLVVKPNMLPGAARHNIHLTSCEQLEGQCRARFGDKDNPVEPSPISWNPYCMFKELFHRDGPNCSRIPRREKLAEMAWSFSQFALVYLPCQFN; via the exons ATGATGAGGAGCGAAGTAATAGAAGCTGGAAGGCTAGTGAACCTGTGGAATGAATGGGGAATACAAATCCTGGTCCTTGTAAGCTTCTCGTTGCAAGTATTCCTCCTTGTCTTTGGAGGGATCCGCAGGCATAGCTCCTCCAGCATTCTCATGTTCTTCCTATGGTCGGCATACCTGCTGGCCGACTCCACGGCGATATACACCCTGGGCCATCTATCAGTCGACAGTAGGTCAGACGAGCACCAGCTGGTAGCGTTCTGGGCACCGTTCCTCCTGCTGCACCTCGGTGGCCCAGACAACATCACAGCATATGCGCTCGAAGACAACACGCTCTGGTTgcgccacctccaaactcttGCTGTGCAGGTCCTAGGAGCTGCTTATGTGATATACGAGTACATTGCCCGCAGCGGGACCTTGCTTCTGCTGGCCTCCATCTCCATGTTTGTTGCTGGTCTTCTCAAATACGGTGAGAGGATATGGGCGCTCAAGTGTGGCAACATTAGCAGCATCCGCAACAGCATCAGCACCCGAAAGTTCAAGACTAACCCTTATCAGCTATTAACTTTGGGTACCAGTGAAGAGGAATTACTGCTTGGAGCCCACTCCCAATTCGATATTTGCAAAGGTGTCTTCGCTGATATCATAATGGTACCCAGTCACTTGGTCCGTTCACAATCTAATTCTAAACAAAGTTCTGTAATATCTTATTTGGGAGAGGATCTATACAAATTGGTCGAGATGGAGCTGACTCTGATGTATGACTTCCTCTACACCAAGGCGGCGGTAATCCACACATGGTATGGCTTCTGCATCCATTTCATTTCGCTGCTTGGCACAGCCACCACGTTTCTGTTGTTTCAGCTCAGTATAAACAGTAGAGGAAATGGGTACAGCAGAGTGGATGTGATTATCAGTTATGTTTTACTGGTTGGGGCTTTGGTCCTGGAAATCATATCTGTGTGCAGGGCTCTACTATCCACCTGGACATGTTCTTTATTACACCGCAGGGGCAGGGGATGGGAGTGGCCTCTCCATGTTATCACTTCCCTTGGTCAGCGTGTCCATCCGGCAAGTAGGAGACTCTGGTCAGGCTCCATTGGTCAGTACAATTTGTTCCACTTGTGCACCCGCAACACGAATGAAATAGGGAGCAGACTAGCAATGAAATTGGGGCTCCAGGACTGGTGGAACAAGATGCACTTCTCGGGCACTTTCTCACGCAGCGACATTTTGTCAATACGAGATATCAAGAAATTGGTTTTGCAAGCACTGCAAGACAAGGAGCGAGCACTGCAATACAAAAATACTGACTCGAACTCTAGGGGCAGCTTTATACTTAAAAGTATGGAAGCCTATGACGACTTTGCTCGCTGGAGTGTCAACATCGACTTTGACGAGAGCATCCTTGTTTGGCACATTGCAACCGAGGTGTACATCCGGAAATCCAAGGCCAAACATGCAAAAGAGCTCATTGAGGCTACTGAGGTACTATCCGATTACATGATGTTCCTGTTGGTGGTAAAACCCAACATGCTGCCTGGCGCTGCACGGCACAACATACATCTTACCTCCTGTGAACAACTAGAAGGACAATGTCGTGCGCGCTTTGGTGATAAGGACAACCCAGTCGAGCCATCTCCCATAAGCTGGAATCCGTACTGTATGTTTAAGGAATTGTTCCACCGTGATGGCCCTAATTGCTCCAGGATCCCACGGAGGGAGAAGCTTGCTGAGATGGCGTGGAGTTTCTCCCAATTTGCACTG GTATACCTTCCATGCCAATTCAACTGA
- the LOC112899648 gene encoding uncharacterized protein LOC112899648 isoform X4 → MMRSEVIEAGRLVNLWNEWGIQILVLVSFSLQVFLLVFGGIRRHSSSSILMFFLWSAYLLADSTAIYTLGHLSVDSRSDEHQLVAFWAPFLLLHLGGPDNITAYALEDNTLWLRHLQTLAVQVLGAAYVIYEYIARSGTLLLLASISMFVAGLLKYGERIWALKCGNISSIRNSISTRKFKTNPYQLLTLGTSEEELLLGAHSQFDICKGVFADIIMVPSHLVRSQSNSKQSSVISYLGEDLYKLVEMELTLMYDFLYTKAAVIHTWYGFCIHFISLLGTATTFLLFQLSINSRGNGYSRVDVIISYVLLVGALVLEIISVCRALLSTWTCSLLHRRGRGWEWPLHVITSLGQRVHPASRRLWSGSIGQYNLFHLCTRNTNEIGSRLAMKLGLQDWWNKMHFSGTFSRSDILSIRDIKKLVLQALQDKERALQYKNTDSNSRGSFILKSMEAYDDFARWSVNIDFDESILVWHIATEVYIRKSKAKHAKELIEATEVLSDYMMFLLVVKPNMLPGAARHNIHLTSCEQLEGQCRARFGDKDNPVEPSPISWNPYCMFKELFHRDGPNCSRIPRREKLAEMAWSFSQFALVWAEWGLKFIHIV, encoded by the coding sequence ATGATGAGGAGCGAAGTAATAGAAGCTGGAAGGCTAGTGAACCTGTGGAATGAATGGGGAATACAAATCCTGGTCCTTGTAAGCTTCTCGTTGCAAGTATTCCTCCTTGTCTTTGGAGGGATCCGCAGGCATAGCTCCTCCAGCATTCTCATGTTCTTCCTATGGTCGGCATACCTGCTGGCCGACTCCACGGCGATATACACCCTGGGCCATCTATCAGTCGACAGTAGGTCAGACGAGCACCAGCTGGTAGCGTTCTGGGCACCGTTCCTCCTGCTGCACCTCGGTGGCCCAGACAACATCACAGCATATGCGCTCGAAGACAACACGCTCTGGTTgcgccacctccaaactcttGCTGTGCAGGTCCTAGGAGCTGCTTATGTGATATACGAGTACATTGCCCGCAGCGGGACCTTGCTTCTGCTGGCCTCCATCTCCATGTTTGTTGCTGGTCTTCTCAAATACGGTGAGAGGATATGGGCGCTCAAGTGTGGCAACATTAGCAGCATCCGCAACAGCATCAGCACCCGAAAGTTCAAGACTAACCCTTATCAGCTATTAACTTTGGGTACCAGTGAAGAGGAATTACTGCTTGGAGCCCACTCCCAATTCGATATTTGCAAAGGTGTCTTCGCTGATATCATAATGGTACCCAGTCACTTGGTCCGTTCACAATCTAATTCTAAACAAAGTTCTGTAATATCTTATTTGGGAGAGGATCTATACAAATTGGTCGAGATGGAGCTGACTCTGATGTATGACTTCCTCTACACCAAGGCGGCGGTAATCCACACATGGTATGGCTTCTGCATCCATTTCATTTCGCTGCTTGGCACAGCCACCACGTTTCTGTTGTTTCAGCTCAGTATAAACAGTAGAGGAAATGGGTACAGCAGAGTGGATGTGATTATCAGTTATGTTTTACTGGTTGGGGCTTTGGTCCTGGAAATCATATCTGTGTGCAGGGCTCTACTATCCACCTGGACATGTTCTTTATTACACCGCAGGGGCAGGGGATGGGAGTGGCCTCTCCATGTTATCACTTCCCTTGGTCAGCGTGTCCATCCGGCAAGTAGGAGACTCTGGTCAGGCTCCATTGGTCAGTACAATTTGTTCCACTTGTGCACCCGCAACACGAATGAAATAGGGAGCAGACTAGCAATGAAATTGGGGCTCCAGGACTGGTGGAACAAGATGCACTTCTCGGGCACTTTCTCACGCAGCGACATTTTGTCAATACGAGATATCAAGAAATTGGTTTTGCAAGCACTGCAAGACAAGGAGCGAGCACTGCAATACAAAAATACTGACTCGAACTCTAGGGGCAGCTTTATACTTAAAAGTATGGAAGCCTATGACGACTTTGCTCGCTGGAGTGTCAACATCGACTTTGACGAGAGCATCCTTGTTTGGCACATTGCAACCGAGGTGTACATCCGGAAATCCAAGGCCAAACATGCAAAAGAGCTCATTGAGGCTACTGAGGTACTATCCGATTACATGATGTTCCTGTTGGTGGTAAAACCCAACATGCTGCCTGGCGCTGCACGGCACAACATACATCTTACCTCCTGTGAACAACTAGAAGGACAATGTCGTGCGCGCTTTGGTGATAAGGACAACCCAGTCGAGCCATCTCCCATAAGCTGGAATCCGTACTGTATGTTTAAGGAATTGTTCCACCGTGATGGCCCTAATTGCTCCAGGATCCCACGGAGGGAGAAGCTTGCTGAGATGGCGTGGAGTTTCTCCCAATTTGCACTGGTATGGGCTGAGTGGGGCCTCAAGTTCATTCATATTGTTTGA